A single region of the Phycisphaerae bacterium RAS1 genome encodes:
- the rpoE_5 gene encoding ECF RNA polymerase sigma-E factor, producing the protein MTRPTASDEELLASFRNGQRSALDALARRYEPPMLGLARGLLSGRTDLACDAVQETWLRVIRFRDTFNGRSSVKTWVYRILINQCHSLRRMTGPEACGAATMWRDDEPSQAAKAAARGPAAPAEPHAAAERAETRAGLRDALERLPSDRRGVLLLCYHEGLTHEAVAEILHIPLGTLKSRLHAALEELRGLLCSEDRT; encoded by the coding sequence ATGACTCGCCCGACCGCAAGCGATGAAGAGCTTCTGGCTTCGTTTCGCAACGGGCAGCGCAGTGCGCTCGACGCGCTCGCGCGCCGCTACGAGCCGCCCATGCTGGGCCTGGCCCGCGGCCTCCTGAGCGGCCGGACCGACCTTGCCTGCGACGCCGTGCAGGAAACCTGGCTGCGCGTCATCCGCTTCCGTGACACGTTCAACGGACGCAGCAGCGTGAAAACCTGGGTCTATCGCATCCTGATCAACCAATGCCACAGCCTGCGGCGGATGACCGGGCCGGAAGCGTGCGGCGCCGCGACGATGTGGCGAGACGATGAACCTTCCCAAGCCGCGAAGGCCGCCGCACGCGGACCCGCAGCTCCCGCCGAGCCGCATGCCGCCGCAGAGCGCGCCGAGACGCGCGCCGGCTTGCGCGACGCGCTGGAGCGGCTGCCGTCGGACCGCCGCGGCGTGCTGCTGCTGTGCTACCACGAAGGCCTGACGCACGAAGCCGTGGCCGAGATCCTCCATATTCCGCTGGGAACTCTGAAATCCCGACTGCACGCCGCCCTCGAAGAGTTGCGCGGCCTGCTCTGTTCGGAGGACCGAACATGA